Proteins from a single region of Lates calcarifer isolate ASB-BC8 linkage group LG19, TLL_Latcal_v3, whole genome shotgun sequence:
- the nipal3 gene encoding NIPA-like protein 3 — MDINRADGGSYTDNLIGTLLAIFGNVLVSISLSIQKYSHVTLAGTKDPRAFYRTKTWWCGFVLTFIGEGANFVSYGFAPLALIAPLNAVSVLTSSILGLIFLREKSKPKDFAKRYGLSFLGCVIIIGGTYLFVAFGPNSHEKLNAVNIVKHIVGWPVLLYLLLEIITFCLLLYFYKQRNANYLVIILLLVALLGSVTVITVKAVSSMLVLSAEGSMQLDYPIFSVMFVCMVASATFQARFLSQACKLYDSTLIASVNYILSTVVAVGAGAVFYLEFNNDDVLHICMFVLGAALCFLGVFLITKNRKKTRTFEPYVTMDMANGVPTIHDKGLVVQPDYNGSFSYGALVNNDGVAPVTLPANLEQPPVSPRSIDASHGPADLKKD; from the exons ATGGATATCAACAGAGCCGACGGAGGCTCCTACACG gaCAATCTCATTGGGACTTTGCTCGCTATCTTTGGAAATGTGCTCGTCAGCATCTCCTTAAGTATTCAG AAATACAGCCACGTGACATTAGCAGGGACAAAGGACCCGCGTGCCTTCTACCGCACTAAAACCTGGTGGTGTGGTTTTGTACTGACCTTTATTGGGGAGGGAGCAAACTTTGTTTCTTACGGCTTTGCCCCCCTCGCTCTCATAGCACCGCTTAATGCTGTGTCTGTCCTGA caagCTCAATTTTGGGTCTTATTTTTCTGCGTGAGAAATCGAAGCCAAAGGACTTTGCAA AGCGCTATGGGCTGTCCTTCCTGGGCTGTGTCATAATCATAGGAGGAACATACCTCTTTGTAGCATTTGGACCAAATTCTCATGAGAAACTCAATGCAGTGAACATTGTGAAGCACATTGTAGGATGGCCTGTTCTCTTGTACCTG CTCCTGGAGATTATCACGTTCTGCCTGCTTTTATACTTCTACAAACAGCGCAATGCTAACTACCTTGTTATTATTCTGCTGCTGGTCGCTCTACTGG GCTCTGTCACAGTCATCACAGTAAAGGCGGTGTCCAGCATGTTGGTGCTCAGTGCCGAGGGCTCCATGCAGCTTGACTACCCAATCTTCAGCgtcatgtttgtgtgcatggtGGCGTCAGCGACCTTCCAAGCCAG ATTTCTCTCCCAAGCTTGTAAGCTGTACGACTCGACTCTGATTGCCAGTGTCAACTACATCCTCTCCACTGTCGTTGCTGTGGGAGCCG GAGCTGTGTTTTACCTAGAGTTTAATAATGACGACGTCCTTCacatctgcatgtttgtgttggg AGCTGCACTTTGTTTCTTGGGGGTCTTTCTCATCACCAAAAACCGGAAAAAGACCAGGACCTTTGAGCCATATGTCACTATGGATATGGCTAATG GTGTCCCAACTATTCATGATAAGGGCCTGGTGGTTCAGCCAGACTACAATGGTTCTTTCTCCTACGGGGCTCTGGTCAACAACGATGGAGTGGCTCCCGTGACTCTACCAGCCAACCTGGAACAACCACCGGTCAGCCCCAGATCCATTGATGCATCTCATGGCCCGGCTGACCTCAAGAAAGATTAG